A window of Danio aesculapii chromosome 16, fDanAes4.1, whole genome shotgun sequence genomic DNA:
gcgtatatatatgtatatatgtgtgtatatatatatatatgtatatatgtgtgtatatatatatatatatatatatatatatatatatatatatatatatatatatatatatatatatatatatatatatatgtgtatatatatatgtgtatatatatatgtgtatatatatgtgtgtatatatatatatatatatatatatatatatatatatatatatatatatgtatatatgtgtatatatatatatatatatgtatatatgtgtatatatatgtatatatgtgtatatatatatatatatgtatatatgtgtatatatatatatatatgtatatatgtgtatatatatatatatatatatatatatatatgtatatgtatatatatatatatatatgtatatatatatatatatatatatatatatatatatatatatatatgtatatgtatatatatatatatatgtatatgtatatatatatatatatatatatatatatatatatatatatatatatatatatatatacatatacatatacatatatatatatacatatacatatatatatatatatatatatatacatatacatatatatatatatatatatatatacatatacatatatatatatatatatatatatatatacatatacatatatatatatatatatatatatatatatatgtatatgtatatatatatatatatatatatatatgtatatgtatatatatatatatatatatatatatatatatatatatatatatgtatatatgtatatatatatatgtatacatatatatgtatacatatatatacatgtatttatgtgtatatttatgtataggtaaatatttatgtaacaaaatagttttgtatattttgtttgtgtatgcttgtatcacatatacataataaatatatacaatatacacacacatgtattatgtcaaaacaaactcttattttggattaatcacaattaatttctggccagcattaaaaaaaacacttcactTAAAGTCCAAAAACTCCCAATGGAATGGTGCATGAAACTCTCTTTCTCACTGCAGTTTCTCTCCTTAATAGAATCTTACATGCATTTAATCTACTGAATGcaattttcatcttttttttttctgtcagacacACTGTTACTATCACGGTTCAGTGCAAGGTTTCCCTGAGTCACGCGTGGCTCTCAGCTCCTGCTCTGGGTTACGGTAATACTTTCTTTACATCACTCATGTAGCTCACTGACGACTTCCTGTGAGAGATTTAACCGTATTATGGCCATTGCTAAACTTTTAAGAATCCTGTGgcttaaagtatttttaaatggtaaaacCAGCTTAGAGTTCAGAGGGTATGACCATGAAAGACACTTCACCCTAATAattactatacattatttataggtTTGAAAGCAGATTTCAAGCAGACTAAAAactacaatattaaaaataatcttGAGACATCTAATTATTTGTAATCCAGGGCCTTTCCATAAACTAGGAAGAGGGCGCTACACTAATTTCATCAGATGTGTGTTGGAACATGATACTCGTTCTGTGATATTCAGTACATCTTTCTCTCTCTGCAGGGGAGTGATAGTCATTAACGCCACACTGAGCTTTGAACTGCTTCCTGAAGGAGAAGAAGAGCATGTGAAAGATGATGAAGGGAGTGGAGAAATGGAAGAAGGAGAGATGCATGCAATTTACTCCACACACCCGCCAACATCCGAGTCCAGAGACTGTGGGGTGTCACACACTTCTATACCTCCCATTCAAATCATCCCCCACACACACAGGGTGAGCAGGgtgtgtttagtttagtttaaaatgtcATTAGTCCTTTTTGGGCGATTCATTCTGACATGGTATGGTGCTTCAAAGGACACACTTAACACAATAAATACCAACACGTAGCATTAagaacacaaaccaaaacaaaaataataaataagtattatagttgaataaaaaagaataataataatccattgaTCAGCTACATTTAATACGTAACTGTATTGCTTCAGGCACACAagtaaatttgtaataatttgagGAACATCTAATTGTCCTTAAACATCGCCCAAGGGCCATCCACTAGGGATGTGTGATATGTCCTATTATTTTATGTgccatcctcaacacctgctgttTGTAATAAGATGCAAGACTTTGCAAGGAAACTCCAATGCCTTGAAGATGGTTCAAGATTGTGTGCgcgaatgtatgtgtgtatgatagATTTTTTTGATGTTTTGTTACAGAGTAAGAGAGACATTCTCTCTGAGACCAAATATATTGAGCTGGTTCTGGTGGCAGATCATAAAGAGGTAAGAGAGAGAGGCACCATCTatgtcacacaaacacacactttgtgGGAAGTTGCCCATagacttttattgtttttatactgaCCTTTCACAATCTCAGATAAACAtcatttagtatttttaataCTTGATCTTATTTTGAGCACTTCATTTTTTCGTGAGGACTTTTGGGCCACACAATGAGAGTTAAACAAGTACACACAGACAAAATGACTTTTTACAAAACAATCTAAACGGATCCAAATATATTGGCGCAAACACACAAatgtatgcaaacacacacatctgtGAGACTATTTCACCCTCTGCTGGTACATACAAAGCACGACATCTACTCTgtttatattaatgaatatttggGATTTCAATATTGCatttgtttcctttttctgtCTTCCTCACAGTATTTGAATTATCAAAAGAATAACAAAACTATAATCTACCGCATGTTGGATGTCGCAAACCAAGTAGACTGGGTACGTTAtacatttacatgttttatattacacaaacttttatttatgttttgaatttattacatGTATTATATATTGAATTCATTGGatataaaatgtagtaaaaacaCTAATACTAGATTATGATAATTatgattttatagatttttttctttatttaatattaataattttattgaatatttcagTTTTCATTGTCAGATGATCctccagaaatcattctaatatgattatttggtGTTCAggaaacatgtattattattttttataatgaaaacaGTTAATTAATATCTTTGTAAATGATagtataaattttattatatatttttaataaaatttgtatatttttttcaaatttttaaaatagtttttggttattttatttatttcatttttgttattttagctaATACTCCAGCTAATCCAAACACTTTTCCAAGTTATTTTTCAGCTGACGAAATTGTCATTATTCATATACAGTACTGAAAGCATTTGAGTCTTGGCATTTTTCTAAATCTCTGTCTGCTCTGTGTCTCAGTTCTACCGGCCACTGAATGTACGTGTGGCTTTGCTGGGTTTGGAGATCTGGAGTGACCAGGACAAGATTAAAGTGGATAAAAGTCCCACTGAAACTCTTAACCGCTTCCTGGATTGGAGGACCAGGGAGTTACTGCCACGACTAAGGCATGACAATGCGCAGCTCATCATGTAGGTCCAGATGCACTGTGAGAAAGATGACAATCAGATTTGAACATTTTTGGAAAAATCACAATTTACTTATATGTTTAGGGGTGAGTCATTTGATGGAACTACGGTTGGCATGGCGTCTCAATCCTCCATGTGCTCGAAGGATCGGTCAGGAGGAGTAAATGTGGTGAGgaaaaaattgttaatttattacagtattcacTGAATAATCAGGCTTCGGGGTTTATGCCTTTCTTGTGAGGGTAAGAAATTTGTATTAATAGTGTAATGTTTATTtgcaataattatcattattgagCAGCAACATGCTATGCTTAATCAAAATTACCAACGCTATTTACACCATGCTTTTCCGCAACTTTATCCTTTTTTCTGGTGCATTGatctaatatattaattaaaggaAGGCTCAATGTTTTTTTGAGAAATTGGCTCATTTTACAATTGCCCTAGAGTTTAAACAGTTGAGtcttaccatttttaaatccattcaactGATCTCCGATTCTGGTaggagcagttttagcttagcttagcataaatcattgaatcggattagaccattagcatctttctaaaaaaaaaaaatgtaaagacttTTAAAGAgccctatttaaagcttgacacctTTGTAGCTACATTGTGTACTTGAACCAatggaaaatgtgtttatttaaaattaaataaaaataaaaagctatttTCTAATATGATGTGGCTAGGAGCTATGcactcattctggcgtaataatcaaggaacgtTGCTATCAGTCTTAGTGCATGACGTAACAAAAGCAAAATCTAACTTTTAACAGGGAAATTATCaaattttatagatttatttatttatttaatgagatgcttatggtctaatctgattcaatgattaatGCTAAGCTACTGTAAAAGTGCACCCACCAGAAactgagattggctgaatggattcaaaatatGTAaacctcaactgtttaactctagccgACTGATCctaaaaatgagcctatttctaaaaaatattatgaatctttctttaataaaaaaattatgaactgCACTCAGGAGAACagtaatcttattttatttgattttacattaaTAACTGGTAAAAGACACAAAAATTTTGTCTCAAAGCCTTCTTCAGTGTGTAGATCAATAGATCAATTTAATTGGAGGAAAGCTTtgaatcaaaacatttgtgcctTTTCTTGGTAACGAATGTAAAAGAAAGAAGATATAAGAAGACTATTATTTAATCAATAAGAAAATGGAGACgattattaaatcaaatttactCCACAACTACATAAAGGTACATATGCGGTtagaacaaaaagaaaagtcttTAATCTTCTACTGGTAACTTATGAGTGAGATTCACTTGCTTTGTTATTTCTGGAGTGTGAGAATAGCATAAAGACTCCACCCTCTTCTGTAATGCAGTGattgatttgcatttaaagggacacacacaATTTGTTTTGAAAAGCTATTAGAAATGATATGTGGGTTattatgagctgaaacttcacagagaCACATCCTGGGGACGCCAGAGATTTATTTTAGATCTTATGAAAAGTTGTATAATATATCCTCTTTAATCTGCAACAACATTAGGCCTTATTTCTGTCTTCACCTGCATTTTCTGTACTACAGGATCACCTGGTGAGTGTATTAGGTGTGTCATCGACTGTGGCACATGAATTGGGTCACAACCTGGGAATGAGTCACGATACGGCTGAAAGGCGCTGTCATTGCCAAAATGAGCCTCGACTTGGGGGCTGCATCATGGAGCCCTCCACCGGGTGAGGGAAATAATGTGTCTATGTCTGTGGCCGACTGATATCATATAGCTGATGATAAATCATGCAGTAAATGTCCTCATGTGCAGGTTTATGCCAGGTCAGCTGTTCAGCAGCTGTAGTGAACGGGACCTGTCTCTCAGTCTGCTGCATGGGGGCGGGATGTGTCTATTTAATGTGCCTCAGCCCGAGAGTCTTCTTGGGGGACCACGCTGTGGGAACTTGTACGTGGAGAAAGGAGAGGAGTGTGACTGTGGCCTGCTGGATGTAAGAAACACCTTGTTTACTGATATTGTTGAATCAGAATTTTTCCTATTAGAGGAttgtacacacacataaaatatacCTGGGTTTGAGTTGGCTGTTCTGAtggtatgtttaaaaaaatgttacactCTTGAAGAGTAGCGTGAAATGGAAACTAATTGGAAAGGTaatacaataaaagtgtttttctttttgtctacTGCTTGCTTATAATTAGACATACTGTAGGCATTAataggatagttcatccaaaaaggaaaattctgtcatcattaacccGCCTTTTAGTTAAGTCACCCTTTTGATCAAAACTTTTGAgtttctattttttcttttgaatacaaaattagatattttgaagaatgctgaaaacctgtaaccattgacttccatggtatttgttatTCCTTCCATGGAAGGCAAGGGTTACaagctttcagctttcttcagaatatcttatttagtgttcaataggaaactcataaatatttggaacctcttgagggtgagtaaatggtgggtAAATTTGCATTTGAATATGAACTTGACTAACAAAATCAGCTACAAATGCAGGTATGAAGGGGTGAGACACACAgtagcatacatacatacatgaaagTGCACAAAAACAAAACTTCTGCTTTAgctactatttatttatatatgacatttttatattacttttatgtaactatttatatagttataaaaaaatatcaaaaatgatGATGGGAACAAGTGGCAATGCTATGTCCAGTAAAATGAATGGATCTCTATAGCCCTCTGCTGGATGTATACGGTTAAAATACCAGAACATGGCATTATTCCATCTGAACAATTAGATCAGTATCCATAAATACCTTCTATTTAATTTAGATCATCTTTAAGataattaatctttttaaaaagtcttattcAAACCAATGGTGTATTTGAGTGTTTCATGGTAAATGGCGAAAGTACTGCATATCCCCCAAAACACAGCATAAACATATTGTTAAGTACATGagaagtattaattattattggtgttattaAAAATGCCCATTTTTTAATGCAATGTGTCCAGCAGGTGCCAAAGACCATGAGGGTAAACAGTAGATGAGGAGAAATGAAGGTTTATAGAAATAAATCAAGGAAAGAAAGCAAGACATGATGATACGTTAATAATTACTGAAATTCCACTGCTCTAAGGTGAAagcaaatgttaaatattaaatgaaactaTTAAATCATCAAATTTACATCTGGTGTAATTTCAGTTGTATAAACATATTGTAGATGAATATTTAATGATGTTTTATAGGTTATAAATACTGTTCAAGGGTTTGTCCCCAGTCTGAAGTGACTGTAACAAAAACTAATTTTTCAATTGTGTTCATTGAACTTAGCAAACGATAATCTACAAAAGAAGATCAAatgtttgaaatgacatgaaaataaataaatacataaactacaGACTACAATGTAGCATTGTTTGATTAAATCTAGAAATGTACATGATAGATGACACGttcatttaataaaatttgaaaaatacTGGCTGTCTGTCATCCACAAatgacaaaacttaaaaaaaattgtcatcccaaaatcaaataaaaaaatgtcaaacatCACCCGTTTGTAATAATCACTGCCATTAAGAATATGTAAACACTTGTCCAAACATGTCAGCCTGTAAATATAAGCCTGTAAAGCATCTAATAAGCTCTCACATCTCTAATCAGCCTCTtctctgtttgtgtgtactgtgtgtgtattcaggaATGTAACGATCCCTGCTGCAATGCCAGCACATGTAAACTGGTTCCAGGGGCCCAGTGCTCTTCAGATGGCATCTGCTGTGAAAACTGCAAGGTttgtaagtttatttataaacaattaCACACTCAGATGTGCCCACTAATGCATGTCTCTTACCCTGCAGCTGCGTGTGGCCGGTTCAGTGTGTCGGGAGCCACTAGGAGAGTGTGATTTGCCTGAACACTGCACTGGTTCTTCTCCATACTGTCCTCCCAATGTTTTTCTTCAGAACGGAGAACCATGCAAAGGCGGTTCCTCTTACTGCTACAGCGGTGTGTGTGCCAGTCTGGATGACCAGTGCCAAATGCTCTGGGGACAGAGTAAGTGTTTCATGCTTCGAAattatacatttgattattgatgaAACTTTGATTTTAATGTGTCTGGTTCTCCGTTTCTCTGGCTCTCTCAGACTCCACCCGAGCTCCACCCATCTGCTTCTCTTCTGTGAACAAGCAGGGCAATAAGTATGGGAATTGTGGTCAAATGCCCAATGGTTCCTACATTCCCTGTTTAAAAGGGTAAGAGAATGTTCTCTGTTCTGCATTGGTGTTTTTTACtcgtcttcttcttttttttttttgataattggGGTAAAAGGGATTATTCACCTGAAACTAAAAAATGcccacccttcacttgttccaaaccagtttgatgttcttacttctgttgaacacaaaagaaaactagaaacctgtaaccactgacttccatagtatttttttcttctatggaagttaattgttacaggttttcagctttcttcaaaacatatttttggtgttcagcagaataaagaaactcacaaaggatTGTAACCACTTAAGGGGgagtaaatagtgtgtacattaacatttttgggtgaattatacctttttAGAATGTTTTTTGTATCCTTTTTTAGAATGTTGTCTTTTAATAAAAAGAGGCCTTTTTATTTTGACCGTGTCTTGTTTTGCTTAGGGATGTGCACTGTGGAAGGATCCAGTGTCAGGGTGGAAGTGAACGTCCTCTGCTGGGCTCTAATGCTGAGATTCTGACCACAACGGTCATACTCAACCAGAGTGACTTTACCTGCCGCGGGACCTACTTTAATCTGGGCGATGATGTTTCGGACCCAGCCATGGTGTTACAGGGGACAGCCTGTGGTCCCAACAAGGTGAATGCTTATAAATTGTGTACATTTTAAGATTGTTAATGTAATACTTACTAATACTTACTTTATCAATATGATTTTCTTACCATCTAGTAATTGCAGCTTTctcaaacatttaaacattaaatatttacatagagagaaacaaaaataatcactcaaattaataccatataaatttttttatatcaaGTTGGagacaaattattagccctcctttgaaatttaaattctttaaaaaaatgtcatgatgacaatacatttttattttcatttttattttccaagatactagtattcagttccATGTgcaacttaaaggcttaactaagtcattggacagtggtttgttctatagccagttaaaaaatatatatttataaaaaaatgtaagactttcttcaaaagaaaaatataataggaaatacaggAAATAGGAAATGCTTTGTTAAATATCACTGGGGAAGCATATTATGTAAatttatacacaaacatacacattatacaatatacattttgaagaaaatatataatatacaaattatatctTTTATTATATTCTCTCTTTCTAATTatattctctgtgtgtgtgtgtgtgtgtgtgtgtgtgtgtgtgtgtgtgtgtgtgtgtgcgtgtgcgtgtgcgtgtgtgcgtgtgtgtatatacacaaccAGGCCTGAAATTTTTCACACCCCTGGCAAAGTACTTAAAATttatgttcaaatgtaaataaaatctgcCATAATAATGCCTTCTATATATCTTATTTTCTTTAGGGAGAAGTCTGTCAAAAAcatgctggttgaataaaagtaatttaagtcagaatttgccaggggtatgaataatttcaagcttgactgtatatacagatatatatagtattaaagtatagtatagtatttatATAGTATTAAAGTATAggattttacaagatgtaagataagcctttggtgtctgcagaatgtgtttgtaaaatttcagctcaaaatacccatcagattatttattatagctgccagaatctgcccattttggtgtctgagtacagtgtaacagtttttgtagcctgtggctttaaatgcaaatgagctgcttcttcaTCCCCACTGCTCCCACATGCTCACACTCCTACTGTTTCTCATGCGTTATGTCAGATTAACAGCAGTCAATGATAgaaaaatacagctcattagtcaaaaataccaagtaagtttattttatgtatttgtggtggagtttattcaagcctttctgaaatgatgagtctcaaaTGATGGGCCTTAAattcactgggatttgggtcttatttaatgtcaggaaatttaaaaaaagagacttgttggatttatatcactccagtatgacacTGGAcacactgtacatacata
This region includes:
- the adam15 gene encoding disintegrin and metalloproteinase domain-containing protein 15 isoform X1; translated protein: MKQHYHQLFRCFWRTLVTVLLFEGTSLMMFRGSLTLTLHRNDSSFTPQPDARITHSSHNVTNHRREQKPLAMTRPFAFVDGVRRSLSDALQKGHPDKLQCGLQVGSSLYILDLEKNQDLLPKPPNVFYYLPNGTGVSMKENTTHCYYHGSVQGFPESRVALSSCSGLRGVIVINATLSFELLPEGEEEHVKDDEGSGEMEEGEMHAIYSTHPPTSESRDCGVSHTSIPPIQIIPHTHRSKRDILSETKYIELVLVADHKEYLNYQKNNKTIIYRMLDVANQVDWFYRPLNVRVALLGLEIWSDQDKIKVDKSPTETLNRFLDWRTRELLPRLRHDNAQLIMGESFDGTTVGMASQSSMCSKDRSGGVNVDHLVSVLGVSSTVAHELGHNLGMSHDTAERRCHCQNEPRLGGCIMEPSTGFMPGQLFSSCSERDLSLSLLHGGGMCLFNVPQPESLLGGPRCGNLYVEKGEECDCGLLDECNDPCCNASTCKLVPGAQCSSDGICCENCKLRVAGSVCREPLGECDLPEHCTGSSPYCPPNVFLQNGEPCKGGSSYCYSGVCASLDDQCQMLWGQNSTRAPPICFSSVNKQGNKYGNCGQMPNGSYIPCLKGDVHCGRIQCQGGSERPLLGSNAEILTTTVILNQSDFTCRGTYFNLGDDVSDPAMVLQGTACGPNKACVDQRCRDVSMFGVDECRSKCHGHGVCNSNKNCHCDEGWAPPDCRYSGNGGSVDSGPAQEPRDSDPARVALLVIFLFVLPVSLLFVALRFPRCRRGLVYLGHTPFNKSRQSRTPAMELANARNGDQAQPLRYQWPHQSDIPLTQAISKVQNRPAAPTKPLPPDPPVSKPAQLAAHWPAPPTKPLPPDPAPSESKMQSKPTGARPAAPSKPLPPDPVLSNRQNPVPPKPPVPKKPLPVDPSCHPPAPPLMRHPVSAAASSSSNSLRISASAAAPARPAPHPPLRRQQYHGKPHTPHPV
- the adam15 gene encoding disintegrin and metalloproteinase domain-containing protein 15 isoform X2, coding for MKQHYHQLFRCFWRTLVTVLLFEGTSLMMFRGSLTLTLHRNDSSFTPQPDARITHSSHNVTNHRREQKPLAMTRPFAFVDGVRRSLSDALQKGHPDKLQCGLQVGSSLYILDLEKNQDLLPKPPNVFYYLPNGTGVSMKENTTHCYYHGSVQGFPESRVALSSCSGLRGVIVINATLSFELLPEGEEEHVKDDEGSGEMEEGEMHAIYSTHPPTSESRDCGVSHTSIPPIQIIPHTHRSKRDILSETKYIELVLVADHKEYLNYQKNNKTIIYRMLDVANQVDWFYRPLNVRVALLGLEIWSDQDKIKVDKSPTETLNRFLDWRTRELLPRLRHDNAQLIMGESFDGTTVGMASQSSMCSKDRSGGVNVDHLVSVLGVSSTVAHELGHNLGMSHDTAERRCHCQNEPRLGGCIMEPSTGFMPGQLFSSCSERDLSLSLLHGGGMCLFNVPQPESLLGGPRCGNLYVEKGEECDCGLLDECNDPCCNASTCKLVPGAQCSSDGICCENCKLRVAGSVCREPLGECDLPEHCTGSSPYCPPNVFLQNGEPCKGGSSYCYSGVCASLDDQCQMLWGQNSTRAPPICFSSVNKQGNKYGNCGQMPNGSYIPCLKGDVHCGRIQCQGGSERPLLGSNAEILTTTVILNQSDFTCRGTYFNLGDDVSDPAMVLQGTACGPNKACVDQRCRDVSMFGVDECRSKCHGHGVCNSNKNCHCDEGWAPPDCRYSGNGGSVDSGPAQEPRDSDPARVALLVIFLFVLPVSLLFVALRFPRCRRGLVYLGHTPFNKSRQSRTPAMELANARNGDQAQPLRYQWPHQSDIPLTQAISKNPVPPKPPVPKKPLPVDPSCHPPAPPLMRHPVSAAASSSSNSLRISASAAAPARPAPHPPLRRQQYHGKPHTPHPV